In Ovis aries strain OAR_USU_Benz2616 breed Rambouillet chromosome 8, ARS-UI_Ramb_v3.0, whole genome shotgun sequence, a single window of DNA contains:
- the ZNF292 gene encoding zinc finger protein 292 isoform X2: MRIKHLIKTNQLSQATALAKLCSDHPEIGTKGSFKQTYLVCLCTSSPNEKLIEEISEVDCKDALEMICNLESEGDEKSALVLCTAFLSRQLQQGDMYCAWELTLFWSKLQQRVEPSIQVYLERCRQLSLLTKTVYHIFFLIKVINSETEGAGLATCIELCVKALRLESTENTEVKISICKTISCLLPDDLEVKRACQLSEFLIEPTVDAYYAVEMLYNQPDQKYDEENLPIPNSLRCELLLVLKTQWPFDPEFWDWKTLKRQCLALMGEEASIVSSIDELNDSEVYEKVADYQEDSKDTSVNGGIGANSGLLRDICDEKQKKREIKQLRERGFISARFRNWQAYMQYCVLCDKEFLGHRIVRHAQKHYKDGVYSCPICAKNFNSKETFVPHVTLHVKQSSKERLAAMKPLRRLGRPPKITATNENQKTNAVAKQEQRPIKKNSLYSTDFIVFNDNDGSDDETDDKDKSYEPEVIPVQKPVPVNEFNCPVTFCKKGFKYFKNLIAHVKGHKDNEDAKRFLEMQSKKVICQYCRRHFVSVTHLNDHLQMHCGSKPYICIQMKCKAGFNSYAELLTHRKEHQVFRAKCMFPKCGRIFSEAYLLYDHEAQHYNTYTCKFTGCGKVYRSQSELEKHLEDHNTPEKVLPPEDQLNSARDSVQPSRVNQSAEGNAEKERSMLPSENSVENTIPGDKSGAWDKSKAESPVTKQDQISASELGQADGPLPNGLGNAAPTPLLQASEVAVSIKVSLNQGIEENFGKRENSTVESSGESLVTDLHIPVENACNDLCHTDFQERKEQDCFNEIQITQNSLVASEALKVDGMTTQNLERQVSNLMAFSVQNQAGFQNSLPTPKFECGGNVKTSSSLYNLPLKTLESITFVPPQPNLSNSLGTPSVPPKAPVQKFSCQVEGCTRTYNSSQSIGKHMKTAHPDQYAAFKMQRKSKRGQKANNLNTPNSGKFVYFLPSQVSSSNNAFFTPQTKASGTPTCSNQLQHVSSSIFPAHLASVSAPLLPSVESVINPSIPSQDKNEQGGGLLCSQMENLSSTTLPAQMEDLTKTVLPLNIDSGSDPFLPLPAESASVSLFPSPADSGTNSVFSQLENNTNHFSSQIEGNTNSSFLKGGNGENAVFPSQVSVANDFSGTGTQQPGPEKVKKDRGRGPNGKERKPKHNKRAKWPAIIRDGKFICSRCYRAFTNPRSLGGHLSKRSYCKPLDGAEIAQELLQNNGQPSLLASMILSTNTVNLQQPQQSAFSAEACFKDPSFLQFLAAENRSSTFLPNAFPRTGVTSFNTSVSQEGSEIIKQALETAGIPSTFEGADVLSHVPTGCVSDAAQVNTTVMPNPPVPTLLQTVCHPSPLLTDQNGTPNPKTSSIEECSSLPVFPTNDLLLKTVENGLCSSSFPNSSGPSQNFTSSSSRVSVISGPQNTRSSHLNKKGNSASKRRKKVTPPLIAPNTPQNLVTSDLTAMGLIAKSIEIPTTNLHSTVIPNCEPQGLVENLTQKLNNVDNQLFMTDVKENFKTSLESHTVLAPLTLKTENGDSQMMALNSCTPSINSDLQISEDNVIQNFEKTLEIIKSAMNSQILEVKNASQGIGETSQNAQISYNIQLPSVNTVQNKLSESSQFSSFIGVMPTKSNIPQSEVLHKEDQIQEILEGLQKLKLENDLSTPAPQCVLINTSVTLTPTPVKSIPNVTVVQPVSEIISNIQFNDRVNKPFVCQNQGCNYSAMTKDALFKHYGKIHQYTPEMILEIKKNQLKFAPFKCVVPTCTKTFTRNSNLRAHCQLVHHFTTEEMVKLKIKRPYGRKSQSENSSAPRITQVKRQLALTEENKREFQPALELGAMKENTLSNIAVIPEKQLLEKKSPEKTESSSQVIAITSEQCNANPLTNVQTKGRKVRRHKKEKEERKRKKPVSQSPEFPTRYSPYRPYRCVHQGCFAAFTIQQNLILHYQAVHKSDLPAFSAEVEEESEAGKESEEIETKQTVKEFRCQVSDCSRIFQAITGLIQHYMKLHEMSPEEIESMTASVDVGKFPCDQSECKSSFTTYLNYVVHLEADHGIGARASKTEEDGIYKCDCEGCDRIYATRSNLLRHIFNKHNDKHKAHLIRPRRLTPGQENISSKANQEKTKSKHRGTKYRSGREGVKMPKTKRKKKNNLENKTAKIVQIEENKPYSLKRGKHVYSIKARNDALSECTSRFVTQYPCMIKGCTSVVTSESNIIRHYKCHKLSKAFTSQHRNLLIVFKRCCSSQLKEASEQEVEKSGVKDSDTSVSESNDNARTAVVPQKEVVKNEKDEVDELTELFITKLINEDNTSVETQPQTSSDVSNDFKENNPCQSEKQKASNLKRVNKEKNVSQNKKRKVEKAEPAPAVELSSIHKEEETAVAIQTTEDHPASFDWSSFKPMGFEVSFLKFLEESAVKQKKNTDKDHPNSGSKKGSHSNSRKNVDKTAVTSGNHICSCKESETFVQFANPTQLQCSDNVKIVLDKTLKDCTELVLKQLQEMKPTVSLKKLEVRSNDPDVSVVKDISMGKATGRGQY, encoded by the exons ATTTCAGAAGTTGATTGCAAAGATGCCCTAGAAATGATCTGTAACTTAGAATCTGAGGGTGATGAAAAAAGTGCTCTTGTCTTATGTACTGCATTTTTATCACGTCAGCTTCAACAGGGAGATATGTACTGTGCTTG ggaaCTCACTCTCTTTTGGAGTAAATTACAGCAGAGAGTAGAACCATCTATTCAAGTGTACCTAGAAAGGTGTCGTCAACTTTCTTTGTTAACCAAGAcagtatatcacattttcttcctGATTAAAGTTATTAATTCAGAG ACTGAAGGAGCTGGACTTGCCACTTGTATAGAGCTGTGTGTAAAAGCTCTTCGCCTGGAATCTACAGAAAATACTGAAGTGAAAATATCTATCTGCAAGACCATTTCATGCTTGTTGCCTGATGATCTGGAAGTTAAACGTGCTTGTCAACTGAGTGAATTTCTTATTGAGCCTACAGTAGATGCATATTATGCTGTGGAAATGTTGTACAACCAGCCAGACCAGAAATATGATGAAGAGAATCTTCCAATACCAAATTCCCTACGCTGTGAGCTCTTACTTGTGTTGAAAACTCAGTGGCCCTTTGATCCAGAATTCTGGGATTGGAAAACTTTAAAACGACAGTGTCTTGCATTAATGGGAGAAGAAGCATCCATCGTGTCTTCAATAGATGAATTAAATGACAGTGAGGTTTATGAGAAAGTAGCAGACTACCAGGAAGATAGTAAAGACACTTCTGTGAATGGTGGAATTGGTGCTAATTCTGGCCTTCTTAGAGACATTTGTGAcgaaaagcagaaaaagagagagataaaacagTTAAGAGAGAGGGGATTTATATCGGCTCGGTTCAGGAATTGGCAAGCCTACATGCAGTATTGTGTGCTATGTGATAAAGAGTTCCTTGGTCATCGAATAGTACGACATGCTCAAAAACATTACAAAGATGGGGTTTACAGTTGCCCCATATGTGCAAAGAACTTTAATTCTAAAGAAACTTTTGTCCCTCATGTCACGTTGCATGTTAAACAATCAAGTAAAGAGAGACTGGCAGCTATGAAACCATTAAGAAGGTTGGGAAGGCCTCCTAAGATCACAGCTACCAACGAGAATCAGAAGACAAATGCTGTGGCCAAGCAGGAGCAGCGGCCGATCAAGAAGAACAGTCTCTATTCCACAGACTTCATAGTGTTTAACGACAATGACGGCTCAGACGATGAAACTGATGACAAAGACAAATCTTACGAGCCGGAGGTGATCCCAGTCCAGAAACCAGTACCTGTTAATGAGTTCAATTGCCCTGTCACTTTTTGTAAAAAGGGctttaagtactttaaaaatttaattgctCATGTAAAAGGACATAAGGATAATGAAGATGCCAAGCGCTTTcttgaaatgcaaagcaaaaaagTTATTTGCCAGTACTGTAGGCGGCATTTTGTAAGTGTAACTCATCTCAATGATCACTTACAAATGCACTGTGGCAGTAAACCATATATCTGTATACAAATGAAGTGTAAGGCTGGTTTTAACAGCTACGCAGAGCTCTTAACCCACCGAAAGGAACATCAAGTCTTTAGAGCAAAGTGCATGTTTCCTAAATGTGGCAGAATTTTTTCAGAAGCTTATTTACTGTATGACCATGAAGCACAGCATTATAATACCTACACGTGTAAGTTCACAGGTTGTGGTAAAGTTTACCGTTCTCAGAGTGAGCTTGAAAAGCATCTGGAAGATCACAATACTCCTGAAAAAGTGCTGCCTCCTGAAGACCAACTTAATTCAGCCAGAGATTCTGTTCAGCCTTCCAGAGTGAATCAGAGTGCAGAAGGGAACGCCGAGAAAGAAAGATCCATGCTTCCTTCAGAAAACAGTGTTGAAAACACCATCCCAGGTGATAAAAGTGGTGCTTGGGATAAAAGCAAGGCAGAATCACCTGTGACCAAACAAGACCAGATTTCTGCTTCGGAGCTCGGGCAGGCTGATGGACCACTGCCAAATGGTTTGGGAAATGCTGCTCCCACTCCTCTGCTTCAGGCCAGTGAAGTAGCTGTGTCCATTAAGGTGTCCCTCAATCAGGGGATCGAGGAGAACTTTGGAAAGCGAGAAAACTCAACTGTGGAAAGCAGTGGTGAATCACTGGTCACAGACTTACATATACCAGTTGAAAATGCTTGTAATGATTTGTGTCACACAGATTtccaagagagaaaggaacaggaTTGTTTTAATGAAATCCAGATTACTCAGAATTCTTTAGTGGCCTCAGAAGCCCTTAAGGTAGACGGCATGACCACACAAAACTTAGAAAGACAAGTGAGCAACCTGATGGCCTTTTCTGTGCAAAACCAGGCAGGGTTTCAAAACAGTTTACCAACTCCCAAGTTTGAATGTGGAGGTAATGTTAAAACGTCATCCAGTCTTTATAATTTACCTCTGAAGACGCTGGAAAGTATCACATTTGTTCCACCACAGCCCAACCTCAGTAATTCTTTGGGAACTCCATCAGTGCCTCCAAAAGCGCCAGTTCAGAAATTCAGTTGCCAGGTTGAGGGATGTACTCGAACCTACAACTCTTCCCAGAGTATTGGGAAACACATGAAGACAGCACACCCCGACCAATATGCAGCATTCAAAATGCAACGCAAAAGCAAAAGGGGTCAGAAGGCTAACAATTTAAATACACCAAATAGTGgaaagtttgtttattttttgccatCACAGGTGAGCAGCTCTAATAATGCATTTTTTACACCACAGACCAAAGCCAGCGGGACTCCTACCTGTTCTAATCAGTTGCAGCATGTCTCATCATCCATTTTCCCAGCTCATTTAGCAAGTGTGTCAGCTCCACTGTTGCCCTCGGTGGAAAGTGTCATAAATCCAAGTATACCTTCTCAGGATAAAAATGAACAAGGTGGTGGTCTCTTATGTTCCCAGATGGAGAATTTATCTAGCACCACCTTGCCAGCACAAATGGAAGACCTAACCAAAACGGTTTTGCCTTTGAATATTGACAGCGGCTCAGATCCTTTCCTTCCGTTACCTGCAGAAAGCGCCTCAGTGTCTCTCTTCCCTTCACCAGCAGACAGTGGGACTAACTCTGTTTTCTCCCAACtggaaaataatacaaatcaTTTTTCTTCACAGATCGAAGGAAATACCAATTCCTCCTTTCTAAAGGGAGGAAATGGTGAGAATGCAGTTTTTCCTTCACAAGTCAGTGTTGCAAATGACTTCAGTGGCACTGGTACCCAACAGCCTGGAccggaaaaagtgaaaaaagaccgCGGGCGGGgcccaaatgggaaggaaagaaaacctaAGCACAACAAAAGGGCTAAATGGCCAGCAATCATCAGAGATGGGAAATTTATCTGTAGCAGGTGTTACAGGGCTTTCACTAACCCCAGATCTCTGGGTGGACACTTGTCTAAGCGATCTTACTGTAAACCACTGGACGGAGCAGAAATTGCTCAAGAACTTCTGCAGAATAATGGGCAGCCTTCTCTTCTCGCCAGCATGATTCTCTCCACAAATACCGTAAACTTGCAGCAGCCACAACAGTCTGCATTCAGTGCAGAAGCATGTTTTAAAGATCCATCATTCCTGCAATTTCTTGCTGCTGAAAACCGCTCCTCAACATTTTTACCAAATGCATTTCCTCGAACTGGTGTGACTAGCTTTAATACAAGTGTTAGTCAAGAGGGAAGCGAAATCATCAAACAGGCTTTGGAAACTGCTGGCATTCCCAGTACATTTGAGGGTGCCGATGTGCTCTCTCACGTCCCCACAGGTTGTGTCTCCGACGCAGCACAAGTAAACACAACAGTGATGCCAAATCCACCTGTGCCAACCCTGCTGCAGACAGTGTGCCACCCAAGCCCCCTGCTGACAGACCAGAATGGGACACCAAACCCCAAAACTTCCTCCATTGAGGAATGCAGCAGTTTGCCTGTTTTTCCAACAAACGACTTACTGCTAAAGACTGTTGAAAATGGTTTGTGTTCTAGTTCATTCCCTAATTCTAGCGGGCCATCACAAAATTTTACCAGTAGCAGTTCACGTGTTTCAGTCATTAGTGGTCCTCAGAACACAAGGTCTAGTCATTTAAATAAGAAGGGCAACAGTGCTtctaagagaagaaagaaagttaCTCCTCCACTAATTGCCCCTAACACTCCCCAAAACTTGGTAACGAGTGACTTAACAGCAATGGGACTTATAGCAAAGAGTATTGAGATACCAACTACTAACCTTCATTCCACTGTAATTCCCAATTGTGAACCTCAGGGTTTGGTGGAAAATCTAACACAGAAATTAAATAATGTTGACAATCAGTTGTTTATGACTGATGTGAAAGAAAACTTCAAAACCAGTCTTGAGTCCCATACAGTGTTAGCTCCTTTaacattaaaaactgaaaatggtgATTCCCAAATGATGGCTTTGAATTCATGCACACCTTCAATAAATTCTGATTTGCAGATCTCTGAAGACAATGTCATACAAAactttgaaaagactcttgaaattaTTAAAAGTGCTATGAATTCTCAAATACTTGAGGTAAAAAATGCATCTCAGGGTATTGGTGAAACATCACAGAATGCTCAAATAAGTTATAACATTCAGCTTCCTTCAGTAAACACTGTACAAAATAAGTTATCTGAGTCGTCTCAGTTTTCCTCCTTCATAGGTGTCATGCCAACAAAAAGTAACATTCCTCAGTCTGAAGTATTACATAAGGAGGATCAAATACAGGAGATTTTAGAAGgcttacagaaattaaaattagaaaatgaccTGTCCACTCCAGCACCCCAGTGTGTACTGATAAATACATCAGTGACACTGACTCCCACTCCTGTGAAATCAATTCCAAATGTCACAGTTGTTCAGCCAGTTTCTGAAATTATAAGCAACATTCAGTTTAATGACAGAGTTAATAAACCCTTTGTGTGTCAAAACCAAGGCTGTAATTACAGCGCTATGACAAAAGATGCACTGTTTAAGCACTACGGTAAAATTCATCAGTACACTCCAGAGATGATTCTTGAAATTAAGAAGAATCAGTTGAAATTTGCTCCATTTAAATGTGTAGTACCTACATGTACGAAGACATTTACAAGAAATTCTAATCTTCGGGCACACTGTCAGTTGGTGCATCATTTTACAACAGAAGAAAtggtcaaattaaaaataaaaagaccttATGGAAGAAAGTCTCAGAGTGAAAATTCATCAGCCCCACGAATTACACAAGTAAAAAGACAGCTAGCTCtgacagaggaaaataaaagggaattCCAGCCTGCTTTAGAATTGGgagcaatgaaagaaaatactCTCAGTAATATAGCAGTGATCCCCGAAAAacaacttctagaaaaaaaaagtcctgaaaaaacagaaagtagTTCTCAAGTGATTGCAATTACTTCAGAACAATGTAATGCAAATCCTCTCACAAATGTCCAAACCAAAGGACGGAAAGTTAggagacataaaaaagaaaaggaggagaggaaacGCAAGAAGCCAGTTTCTCAGTCTCCAGAGTTTCCCACAAGATACAGTCCCTACAGACCTTATCGCTGTGTTCATCAGGGTTGCTTTGCGGCTTTCACGATACAGCAGAACTTAATTCTGCATTACCAGGCTGTGCACAAATCAGATCTACCTGCATTTTCTGCAGAGgttgaagaggagagtgaagctGGTAAAGAGAGTGAAGAAATTGAAACGAAACAGACTGTGAAAGAATTTCGATGTCAGGTGAGTGACTGTTCTCGAATTTTCCAAGCAATTACTGGCCTAATACAACACTACATGAAGCTTCACGAGATGTCGCCTGAAGAAATTGAAAGTATGACCGCTTCTGTGGATGTTGGGAAATTTCCATGTGATCAGTCAGAGTGTAAATCTTCATTTACCACATATTTGAACTATGTTGTTCATCTTGAGGCAGACCATGGAATCGGGGCCAGGGCAAGTAAAACTGAAGAAGATGGCATATACAAGTGTGACTGTGAAGGCTGTGACCGAATATATGCAACCCGGTCTAATCTCCTCCGACACATTTTTAATAAGCATAATGACAAACATAAAGCTCATCTCATTCGGCCACGAAGATTAACACCTGGTCAGGAAAATATATCAAGCAAAGCAAACCAAGAAAAGACTAAGTCTAAACACCGGGGGACAAAATACAGATCTGGAAGGGAAGGAGTCAAAATGCCTAAGACCAaacgaaagaaaaaaaataatttggaaaacaaGACTGCAAAGATTGTGCAGATTGAAGAAAATAAGCCTTACTCTCTGAAACGTGGAAAGCATGTATATTCTATAAAGGCTAGAAATGACGCCTTGTCTGAGTGTACGAGCAGATTTGTCACCCAGTATCCATGTATGATAAAGGGGTGTACATCGGTTGTTACAAGTGAAAGCAATATAATCAGACATTATAAATGCCATAAATTATCTAAGGCATTTACATCACAACACCGCAATCTCCTCATTGTCTTCAAACGGTGTTGCAGCTCACAATTAAAGGAAGCTTCTGAGCAAGAGGTTGAAAAGAGTGGTGTGAAGGATTCTGACACGAGTGTATCAGAGAGCAATGATAATGCAAGAACAGCTGTAGTTCCACAAAAGGAAgttgtaaaaaatgaaaaagatgaagtGGATGAACTAACAGAATTATTTATTACCAAATTAATAAATGAAGACAACACAAGTGTGGAGACCCAGCCTCAGACCTCTTCAGATGTAAGTAatgattttaaggaaaataacCCCTgccagtcagaaaaacaaaaagcaagtaaTTTGAAGAgagttaataaagaaaaaaatgtctcccaaaataaaaagagaaaagttgaaAAAGCTGAACCAGCACCAGCAGTTGAATTAAGTAGTATACATAAGGAAGAAGAAACTGCTGTTGCAATTCAAACCACTGAGGATCACCCTGCATCTTTTGACTGGAGCTCATTTAAACCAATGGGATTTGAGGTATCATTTCTCAAATTCCTGGAGGAGTCTGcagtgaaacagaagaaaaataccGACAAAGATCATCCCAATAGTGGGAGTAAAAAAGGGTCCCATTCAAATTCAAGAAAAAATGTCGACAAGACTGCTGTGACTAGTGGAAATCATATATGTTCttgtaaagaaagtgaaactttTGTACAGTTTGCCAATCCAACACAGCTTCAGTGCAGTGATAATGTAAAAATCGTTTTAGACAAGACTCTGAAAGATTGCACTGAGCTTGTCTTAAAGCAGCTTCAGGAAATGAAACCTACCGTCAGTCTGAAAAAACTTGAAGTACGTTCAAATGATCCAGATGTGTCTGTTGTGAAAGACATCAGTATGGGCAAAGCCACAGGGAGAGGGCAGTACTGA